Proteins encoded together in one Hevea brasiliensis isolate MT/VB/25A 57/8 chromosome 16, ASM3005281v1, whole genome shotgun sequence window:
- the LOC110658538 gene encoding B3 domain-containing transcription repressor VAL1 isoform X2, giving the protein MGSKICMNALCRTTTTREWKRGWRLRSGGYAYLCYTCGSAYENSIYCDTFHLEESGWRECNICSKRLHCGCIASSSLLEILDFGGIGCTSCTRSSQLHSIHSYDISNCFGSSTTNNAGDLESFPPENQVAASTLNEGKLAQLCRLMEANEPNLLCQSEGPDKNASLGQFRQEEIVQIIGEAGIGFSDASQSSVGESKFANPDTIRSILEMKDMHGSLAPSLSMTLGAPSGTTSFVPYPCGVVEGRDKSKTPPFQQGQSSRPILPKPSKPGPAGSSKTSKAVVPELRIARPPAEGQGKNQLLPRYWPRITDQELQKLSGDLNSNIVPLFEKVLSASDAGRIGRLVLPKACAEAYFPPISQSEGLPLRIQDVKGREWTFQFRFWPNNNSRMYVLEGVTPCIQSMQLQAGDTITFSQKDPGGKLVIGFRKARNNSDMQEAQTTALPIAVGDIGWNKGGSHGGTINGDAQSLAMAEKKRTRNIGPKSKRLLMHSEDALELRLTWEEAQDLLRPPPNVKPSIVTIEDHELEEYDEPPVFGKRTIFTDRSSWGQEQWAQCDDCSKWRKLPEDALLPPKWTCSDNVWDSSRCSCSAPEEMSPKDLDNLLRVSKDFKKRRILERHKPSPDRELSGLDALASAAVLGDNIGDSDEPLVGATTKHPRHRPGCTCIVCIQPPSGKGKHKPTCTCNVCMTVKRRFKTLMLRKKKRQSEREAEISQGNNDRKDESEMISTLSDALLTVNNSENEVGPNKKQTEVAETSAGQIDLNCHPNREEMQVDVPGLSMMNIDEPFDNYIKQNGLANLMCERQSSFASCLHSQTNGENLRRLSDEAYPEDSMDSNPRGD; this is encoded by the exons ATGGGGTCCAAGATTTGCATGAATGCATTGTGTAGAACTACTACGACCCGTGAATGGAAGAGGGGCTGGCGTTTGCGATCTGGTGGATATGCTTATCTCTGCTATACTTGCGG ATCTGCATATGAGAATTCAATTTACTGTGATACATTCCACTTGGAAGAATCTGGTTGGAGGGAATGTAATATATGTAGTAAG CGACTTCATTGTGGATGCATAGCATCTTCGTCTTTACTTGAGATTTTGGACTTTGGCGGTATTGGGTGTACTAGCTGTACAAGAAGTTCTCAACTTCACTCG ATCCATAGCTATGACATTTCCAATTGTTTTGGTTCATCAACGACAAATAATGCTGGTGATCTGGAATCCTTTCCTCCAGAAAATCAAGTGGCTGCTAGTACTCTTAATGAGGGAAAACTTGCACAGTTGTGCAGACTCATGGAGGCTAATGAACCAAACCTTTTGTGTCAGTCTGAAGGACCTGACAAAAATGCAAGTCTTGGGCAATTCAGACAAGAGGAGATCGTACAAATAATTGGGGAAGCTGGCATAGGGTTCTCAGATGCATCTCAATCATCAGTTGGAGAATCTAAATTTGCCAATCCAGACACTATTAGATCAATATTAGAGATGAAGGATATGCATGGATCACTTGCTCCGTCTTTGAGTATGACATTGGGAGCTCCATCAGGAACTACAAGCTTTGTTCCATATCcttgtggagttgttgaaggaAGAGATAAAAGCAAAACACCTCCCTTTCAGCAAGGTCAAAGCTCTCGCCCAATTTTGCCCAAGCCCTCAAAACCTGGCCCTGCTGGGAGTTCAAAGACCAGTAAGGCTGTAGTTCCTGAGTTGCGCATTGCAAGACCACCTGCTGAGGGGCAGGGGAAGAATCAGTTACTTCCCCGTTATTGGCCGAGGATCACTGATCAAGAGCTGCAAAAATTGTCTGGAGA CTTGAATTCCAATATTGTGCCATTGTTTGAGAAGGTTCTCAGTGCCAGTGATGCTGGTCGGATTGGTCGATTAGTTCTCCCAAAAGCATGTGCTGAA GCATATTTTCCTCCTATTTCTCAATCTGAAGGCCTTCCTTTAAGGATTCAAGATGTGAAGGGGAGAGAATGGACATTTCAGTTCAGATTTTGGCCCAATAACAACAGTAGGATGTATGTCTTGGAGGGTGTAACCCCATGTATACAGTCTATGCAATTACAAGCAGGCGATACAA TAACATTCAGCCAGAAGGATCCTGGAGGCAAGCTTGTCATAGGATTTCGCAAGGCGAGAAACAACTCAGATATGCAG GAAGCCCAAACAACTGCACTTCCTATTG CTGTCGGGGATATTGGCTGGAACAAGGGTGGGAGTCATGGTGGCACAATAAATGGGGATGCACAATCCCTAGCAATGGCTGAGAAGAAGAGGACTCGGAATATTGGACCTAAGAGTAAGAGACTACTCATGCATAGTGAAGATGCTTTGGAGCTGCGACTTACATGGGAGGAAGCACAGGACTTGCTTCGTCCACCCCCAAATGTCAAGCCAAGCATTGTCACAATTGAGGACCATGAATTGGAAGAATATGAT GAGCCTCCAGTTTTTGGCAAGAGAACCATATTCACTGATCGATCGTCTTG GGGACAGGAACAATGGGCTCAATGTGATGATTGCTCTAAATGGCGAAAGTTGCCAGAGGATGCTCTTCTTCCTCCAAAGTGGACCTGTTCAGATAACGTTTGGGATTCAAGCAG GTGTTCATGTTCTGCACCAGAGGAGATGAGTCCAAAGGATTTGGATAATCTTCTTAGAGTGAGCAAAG ATTTCAAGAAGCGAAGGATCCTAGAGAGACATAAGCCATCCCCTGACCGTGAGCTTTCTGGCTTAGATGCTTTGGCTAGTGCAGCAGTTTTAGGAGACAATATAGGCGACTCAGATGAGCCGTTGGTTGGAGCCACAACAAAGCATCCCCGGCATCGCCCTGGCTGTACTTGCATTGTTTGTATTCAGCCACCTAGTGGCAAGGGCAAGCACAAACCCACATGTACATGCAATGTGTGCATGACAGTAAAGCGCCGCTTTAAAACCCTCATGCTGCGTAAGAAAAAACGTCAATCAGAGCGTGAAGCTGAAATTTCCCAGGGCAATAATGACCGCAAGGATGAATCTGAAATGATTAGCACATTGAGTGATGCACTGTTGACTGTAAATAATTCAGAGAATGAAGTTGGTCCAAACAAAAAGCAAACCGAGGTTGCTGAAACCAGTGCTGGACAAATAGACCTAAATTGTCATCCTAACCGCGAGGAAATGCAGGTGGATGTACCAGGATTGAGCATGATGAACATTGATGAACCATTTGACAATTATATTAAGCAAAATGGACTTGCAAACTTGATGTGTGAGAGACAGTCTAGTTTTGCTTCTTGTTTACATTCACAAACCAATGGGGAAAATTTGAGAAGGCTGTCTGATGAAGCATATCCAGAAGATTCTATGGATTCGAATCCGAGAGGTGATTGA
- the LOC110658538 gene encoding B3 domain-containing transcription repressor VAL1 isoform X1 translates to MGSKICMNALCRTTTTREWKRGWRLRSGGYAYLCYTCGSAYENSIYCDTFHLEESGWRECNICSKRLHCGCIASSSLLEILDFGGIGCTSCTRSSQLHSIHSYDISNCFGSSTTNNAGDLESFPPENQVAASTLNEGKLAQLCRLMEANEPNLLCQSEGPDKNASLGQFRQEEIVQIIGEAGIGFSDASQSSVGESKFANPDTIRSILEMKDMHGSLAPSLSMTLGAPSGTTSFVPYPCGVVEGRDKSKTPPFQQGQSSRPILPKPSKPGPAGSSKTSKAVVPELRIARPPAEGQGKNQLLPRYWPRITDQELQKLSGDLNSNIVPLFEKVLSASDAGRIGRLVLPKACAEAYFPPISQSEGLPLRIQDVKGREWTFQFRFWPNNNSRMYVLEGVTPCIQSMQLQAGDTITFSQKDPGGKLVIGFRKARNNSDMQEAQTTALPIGTASTETSFSAVGDIGWNKGGSHGGTINGDAQSLAMAEKKRTRNIGPKSKRLLMHSEDALELRLTWEEAQDLLRPPPNVKPSIVTIEDHELEEYDEPPVFGKRTIFTDRSSWGQEQWAQCDDCSKWRKLPEDALLPPKWTCSDNVWDSSRCSCSAPEEMSPKDLDNLLRVSKDFKKRRILERHKPSPDRELSGLDALASAAVLGDNIGDSDEPLVGATTKHPRHRPGCTCIVCIQPPSGKGKHKPTCTCNVCMTVKRRFKTLMLRKKKRQSEREAEISQGNNDRKDESEMISTLSDALLTVNNSENEVGPNKKQTEVAETSAGQIDLNCHPNREEMQVDVPGLSMMNIDEPFDNYIKQNGLANLMCERQSSFASCLHSQTNGENLRRLSDEAYPEDSMDSNPRGD, encoded by the exons ATGGGGTCCAAGATTTGCATGAATGCATTGTGTAGAACTACTACGACCCGTGAATGGAAGAGGGGCTGGCGTTTGCGATCTGGTGGATATGCTTATCTCTGCTATACTTGCGG ATCTGCATATGAGAATTCAATTTACTGTGATACATTCCACTTGGAAGAATCTGGTTGGAGGGAATGTAATATATGTAGTAAG CGACTTCATTGTGGATGCATAGCATCTTCGTCTTTACTTGAGATTTTGGACTTTGGCGGTATTGGGTGTACTAGCTGTACAAGAAGTTCTCAACTTCACTCG ATCCATAGCTATGACATTTCCAATTGTTTTGGTTCATCAACGACAAATAATGCTGGTGATCTGGAATCCTTTCCTCCAGAAAATCAAGTGGCTGCTAGTACTCTTAATGAGGGAAAACTTGCACAGTTGTGCAGACTCATGGAGGCTAATGAACCAAACCTTTTGTGTCAGTCTGAAGGACCTGACAAAAATGCAAGTCTTGGGCAATTCAGACAAGAGGAGATCGTACAAATAATTGGGGAAGCTGGCATAGGGTTCTCAGATGCATCTCAATCATCAGTTGGAGAATCTAAATTTGCCAATCCAGACACTATTAGATCAATATTAGAGATGAAGGATATGCATGGATCACTTGCTCCGTCTTTGAGTATGACATTGGGAGCTCCATCAGGAACTACAAGCTTTGTTCCATATCcttgtggagttgttgaaggaAGAGATAAAAGCAAAACACCTCCCTTTCAGCAAGGTCAAAGCTCTCGCCCAATTTTGCCCAAGCCCTCAAAACCTGGCCCTGCTGGGAGTTCAAAGACCAGTAAGGCTGTAGTTCCTGAGTTGCGCATTGCAAGACCACCTGCTGAGGGGCAGGGGAAGAATCAGTTACTTCCCCGTTATTGGCCGAGGATCACTGATCAAGAGCTGCAAAAATTGTCTGGAGA CTTGAATTCCAATATTGTGCCATTGTTTGAGAAGGTTCTCAGTGCCAGTGATGCTGGTCGGATTGGTCGATTAGTTCTCCCAAAAGCATGTGCTGAA GCATATTTTCCTCCTATTTCTCAATCTGAAGGCCTTCCTTTAAGGATTCAAGATGTGAAGGGGAGAGAATGGACATTTCAGTTCAGATTTTGGCCCAATAACAACAGTAGGATGTATGTCTTGGAGGGTGTAACCCCATGTATACAGTCTATGCAATTACAAGCAGGCGATACAA TAACATTCAGCCAGAAGGATCCTGGAGGCAAGCTTGTCATAGGATTTCGCAAGGCGAGAAACAACTCAGATATGCAG GAAGCCCAAACAACTGCACTTCCTATTGGTACTGCTTCAACAGAAACTTCTTTTTCTG CTGTCGGGGATATTGGCTGGAACAAGGGTGGGAGTCATGGTGGCACAATAAATGGGGATGCACAATCCCTAGCAATGGCTGAGAAGAAGAGGACTCGGAATATTGGACCTAAGAGTAAGAGACTACTCATGCATAGTGAAGATGCTTTGGAGCTGCGACTTACATGGGAGGAAGCACAGGACTTGCTTCGTCCACCCCCAAATGTCAAGCCAAGCATTGTCACAATTGAGGACCATGAATTGGAAGAATATGAT GAGCCTCCAGTTTTTGGCAAGAGAACCATATTCACTGATCGATCGTCTTG GGGACAGGAACAATGGGCTCAATGTGATGATTGCTCTAAATGGCGAAAGTTGCCAGAGGATGCTCTTCTTCCTCCAAAGTGGACCTGTTCAGATAACGTTTGGGATTCAAGCAG GTGTTCATGTTCTGCACCAGAGGAGATGAGTCCAAAGGATTTGGATAATCTTCTTAGAGTGAGCAAAG ATTTCAAGAAGCGAAGGATCCTAGAGAGACATAAGCCATCCCCTGACCGTGAGCTTTCTGGCTTAGATGCTTTGGCTAGTGCAGCAGTTTTAGGAGACAATATAGGCGACTCAGATGAGCCGTTGGTTGGAGCCACAACAAAGCATCCCCGGCATCGCCCTGGCTGTACTTGCATTGTTTGTATTCAGCCACCTAGTGGCAAGGGCAAGCACAAACCCACATGTACATGCAATGTGTGCATGACAGTAAAGCGCCGCTTTAAAACCCTCATGCTGCGTAAGAAAAAACGTCAATCAGAGCGTGAAGCTGAAATTTCCCAGGGCAATAATGACCGCAAGGATGAATCTGAAATGATTAGCACATTGAGTGATGCACTGTTGACTGTAAATAATTCAGAGAATGAAGTTGGTCCAAACAAAAAGCAAACCGAGGTTGCTGAAACCAGTGCTGGACAAATAGACCTAAATTGTCATCCTAACCGCGAGGAAATGCAGGTGGATGTACCAGGATTGAGCATGATGAACATTGATGAACCATTTGACAATTATATTAAGCAAAATGGACTTGCAAACTTGATGTGTGAGAGACAGTCTAGTTTTGCTTCTTGTTTACATTCACAAACCAATGGGGAAAATTTGAGAAGGCTGTCTGATGAAGCATATCCAGAAGATTCTATGGATTCGAATCCGAGAGGTGATTGA